Proteins from one Nitrospirota bacterium genomic window:
- a CDS encoding Cache 3/Cache 2 fusion domain-containing protein — protein sequence MRQRFSDLSLASKLSLMLFAIVLSALALFTVFISVFTTRSLDGKSLDDLKSKTRLIADMVEVYDSSLRQSADKLGAVFASYVPERVSAEAGKTVAVGDLETPVLRSGGSALNLNFAAVDRFTATTGGVATIFAKKGEDFIRITTSLKKEDGARAVGTALDRAHPACASLLRGEPYTGKATLFGRDYMTKYTPLKDDHGNVIGALFVGLDFTEGLKALKNKIRSLKIGDTGYVYALDAKAGKEFGTLVIHPAQEGKNILNTKDGNGREFIREILDKKDGVIYYPWINKELGETSAREKIVVYTYFKNWDWVIGGGSYMREFHKDGIILRRYVIGASIVLVVALAVLLYGAIARLISRPLRESVAVAHRIAGGDLTGEITSASKDEIGELFRAMASMAADLKRIVTQTKESSGQVSAAADQIAEANQNFSQRITEQAASVEETSSTMEEMSASIRHTAENAREANKLAQGTKTLAESGSTVMGDTIRAMDEINRSSGKIATISNVIEEIAFQTNLLALNAAVEAARAGEHGKGFAVVASEIRSLAQRTTQSAKEITGLIEDSVEKTSRGVQLAQELSVKLEEIGTGVKKVVDLMDEVAAAAAEQASGINQVNTAMEQVDQSTQQNASLVEETAAAAEELASQAKELLSLISFFTVEEEKGIPHRRTAESAAPPSFKARELKPALPLAGAGLSSSAPAAVKEKKGGNGGFEEF from the coding sequence ATGAGGCAACGGTTCAGCGATCTATCCCTGGCAAGCAAGCTCTCATTGATGCTCTTCGCCATAGTTCTTTCGGCGCTCGCTCTTTTCACCGTATTCATCAGCGTCTTCACCACCCGCTCGCTCGACGGCAAGAGCCTCGACGACCTGAAGTCCAAGACCAGGCTCATTGCTGATATGGTCGAAGTCTACGACAGCAGCCTGCGCCAGAGCGCCGACAAGCTCGGCGCGGTCTTCGCCTCGTACGTTCCCGAGCGGGTTTCGGCGGAAGCGGGAAAGACGGTCGCGGTCGGTGACCTCGAGACCCCGGTGCTCAGGTCCGGAGGCAGCGCGCTCAACCTCAACTTTGCAGCGGTGGACCGCTTTACGGCGACGACCGGCGGCGTCGCCACCATCTTCGCAAAGAAAGGCGAGGACTTCATCCGGATAACCACCTCGCTCAAGAAGGAAGACGGGGCCAGGGCCGTCGGCACCGCCCTCGACCGGGCGCATCCCGCCTGCGCCAGCCTTCTCAGGGGTGAGCCCTACACCGGGAAGGCGACGCTCTTCGGCAGGGACTACATGACCAAGTACACCCCGCTCAAGGACGATCACGGGAACGTCATCGGCGCTCTCTTCGTAGGTCTCGACTTCACCGAGGGGCTGAAGGCGCTGAAGAATAAAATCCGGTCGCTCAAGATCGGCGACACCGGCTATGTCTACGCCCTCGACGCAAAGGCGGGAAAGGAGTTCGGGACCCTCGTCATCCATCCCGCTCAGGAGGGCAAGAACATCCTGAACACAAAGGACGGCAACGGGCGGGAGTTCATCAGGGAGATACTCGACAAGAAGGACGGCGTCATCTACTATCCCTGGATCAACAAGGAATTGGGCGAGACGAGCGCACGGGAGAAGATCGTCGTCTATACGTACTTCAAAAACTGGGACTGGGTGATCGGCGGCGGGAGCTACATGAGAGAGTTCCATAAGGACGGTATCATCCTGAGGCGTTACGTGATCGGCGCGAGCATCGTGCTCGTCGTGGCCCTTGCCGTCCTGCTCTACGGCGCGATAGCCCGCCTCATCTCACGGCCGCTCCGGGAATCGGTCGCCGTAGCCCATCGCATCGCCGGCGGCGACCTGACCGGCGAGATCACGAGCGCCTCGAAGGACGAAATAGGAGAGCTCTTCAGGGCGATGGCGAGCATGGCCGCTGACCTGAAGCGCATCGTGACCCAGACGAAGGAGTCGTCGGGGCAGGTATCGGCGGCAGCGGACCAGATCGCCGAGGCGAACCAGAACTTCTCGCAGCGCATCACCGAGCAGGCGGCCTCGGTCGAGGAGACCTCTTCGACCATGGAGGAGATGTCCGCCTCGATCAGGCACACCGCCGAGAACGCCCGCGAGGCCAACAAGCTCGCCCAGGGCACCAAGACCCTCGCGGAGTCCGGCAGCACCGTGATGGGCGATACGATCAGGGCCATGGACGAGATCAACCGCTCCTCCGGGAAGATCGCCACCATCTCCAACGTCATCGAGGAGATCGCCTTCCAGACGAACCTGCTCGCCCTGAATGCAGCGGTCGAGGCTGCCCGTGCAGGAGAGCACGGCAAGGGCTTTGCCGTGGTCGCCTCGGAGATCAGGAGCCTGGCGCAGCGGACGACCCAGTCCGCCAAGGAGATCACCGGGCTGATCGAGGACAGCGTGGAGAAGACCTCCCGGGGCGTACAGCTCGCCCAGGAGCTCAGTGTGAAGCTCGAGGAGATCGGCACGGGAGTGAAGAAGGTGGTGGACCTCATGGACGAGGTGGCGGCTGCTGCTGCGGAGCAGGCCTCGGGGATCAACCAGGTGAACACGGCCATGGAGCAGGTGGACCAGTCGACCCAGCAGAACGCCTCGCTGGTGGAGGAGACCGCTGCCGCCGCCGAGGAGCTCGCTTCCCAGGCCAAGGAGCTCCTCAGCCTCATCTCCTTCTTTACGGTGGAGGAGGAAAAAGGAATACCGCACAGGAGAACAGCCGAGAGCGC
- a CDS encoding chemotaxis protein CheW, translating to MTAPATGSQTEGGRQYVTFFLNDEAYAIDALAVQEIIELGAITKVPHLPDFFKGVINLRGTIIPVIDLKRKFAMSSDEYKRHTCVVVTEVETRIMGLIVDAVSDVLHIAEESVSDTPSFGARVDTAFMKGMAKVDTALVIILDINKILSETDTMALAELQGGGGVEHCSPGADEERRALQA from the coding sequence ATGACAGCACCAGCGACAGGGAGCCAGACGGAAGGCGGCCGGCAGTACGTCACCTTTTTCCTTAACGACGAGGCATATGCCATCGACGCGCTGGCGGTACAGGAAATTATCGAACTCGGCGCCATCACCAAGGTGCCCCATCTGCCCGACTTCTTCAAGGGTGTCATCAACCTTCGCGGCACCATAATCCCCGTGATCGACCTGAAACGCAAGTTCGCCATGAGCTCGGATGAATACAAACGGCATACCTGTGTTGTCGTGACAGAGGTCGAGACGCGCATCATGGGCCTCATCGTCGACGCCGTATCCGACGTCCTCCACATTGCTGAAGAATCCGTCTCCGACACGCCGTCCTTCGGCGCCCGGGTCGACACTGCCTTCATGAAAGGGATGGCGAAGGTCGATACCGCTCTCGTGATCATTCTGGATATCAATAAAATCCTTTCCGAGACGGATACGATGGCGCTCGCCGAGCTGCAGGGAGGCGGGGGAGTCGAACATTGTTCACCCGGCGCCGATGAAGAGCGCAGGGCGCTGCAGGCGTAG
- a CDS encoding chemotaxis protein CheA — MVDFKKLYTIFVEEAMERIADLENGLLELEQSPQDKELLNTIFRAAHTIKGSSGTIGLTDIARFTHTMEEVLDAMRHDTLVADKEVISLFLEATDLIKEMVECVASESVFDISRCSALMTRMEALREGGAGSSAILPDVPGDAAAPAGCPAQERSYLIKFIPGPDLFRRGIDPSILIDELRGLGIVAHIKAYTDAVPPLSELDPEDLYVRWDIHFKSSAAEADIRKVFEFVEEGSDIRITPLTAREAEFPFLGQMLVREGAVKPEDVENALKSQKKLGEILVEKGKITPTDLERVVEQQNHKKTESLKSSISSTIRVDLRKLDHLINIVGEMVIIHSMFQQALQDIPAAGNGAPGGNGDPGQAGSLVPALQELEVLFSQLHRVGREIQESTMSLRMLPVGEVFHRFTRLVRELSVSKNKQIELAISGEETELDKGVLEKITDPLVHLIRNAIDHGIETPEERAAAGKTPKGSIHLSAFQMGDAVFIEVADDGKGLSREKILKKAHAMGLVTDPAAAREMTDEQICSMIFLPGFSTADKVSDVSGRGVGMDVVKRNIEELNGRVLIHTKPGEGTTISVKLPLTLAIIDGLIVQIGGEPFVIPISLVVESLRPGRDDVKTLTERGEVVAVRGDYLPLIRLDRLLGITSRQERPWEAIVIITAYEGKRYGLLVDELAGQQQIVLKNLGTATPRIKDIAGGTILGNGRVALVLDVPGIIEISREISRELSRR; from the coding sequence ATGGTCGACTTCAAGAAACTCTATACCATTTTTGTAGAAGAAGCGATGGAGCGGATAGCGGACCTCGAGAACGGTCTCCTGGAGCTCGAGCAGTCGCCGCAGGACAAAGAGCTGCTCAATACCATATTCAGGGCCGCCCACACGATCAAGGGATCGAGCGGCACCATCGGCCTTACCGATATCGCCCGCTTCACCCACACGATGGAAGAGGTGCTCGATGCCATGCGCCATGATACGCTCGTTGCCGACAAGGAGGTCATCTCGCTCTTCCTCGAGGCAACGGACCTGATCAAGGAGATGGTCGAGTGCGTGGCTTCGGAATCGGTCTTCGATATTTCCCGATGCTCGGCGCTGATGACGCGCATGGAGGCGCTGAGGGAGGGAGGAGCCGGGTCCTCCGCCATCCTCCCTGATGTTCCCGGCGATGCCGCCGCCCCGGCCGGATGCCCTGCTCAGGAACGCTCATACCTGATCAAGTTCATTCCCGGCCCCGACCTCTTCAGGCGCGGCATAGACCCGTCGATCCTCATCGATGAGCTCAGGGGGCTGGGAATCGTGGCGCATATAAAGGCATACACCGATGCAGTGCCCCCCCTCTCCGAGCTCGATCCCGAAGACCTCTACGTCCGCTGGGACATACACTTCAAGAGCTCCGCGGCAGAGGCGGACATCAGAAAGGTCTTCGAGTTCGTCGAAGAGGGAAGCGATATCAGGATCACCCCCCTCACCGCCCGGGAGGCCGAGTTTCCCTTCCTGGGGCAGATGCTCGTCCGCGAGGGCGCCGTCAAGCCGGAGGACGTCGAGAATGCGCTGAAGAGCCAGAAGAAGCTCGGAGAGATACTGGTCGAAAAGGGCAAGATAACGCCCACTGACCTCGAGCGGGTGGTGGAGCAGCAGAATCACAAGAAAACCGAGTCGCTGAAGAGCTCGATATCCTCGACCATACGGGTAGACCTCAGGAAGCTGGATCACCTCATCAACATCGTCGGGGAGATGGTCATCATCCACTCCATGTTCCAGCAGGCGCTGCAGGACATCCCCGCTGCCGGGAACGGCGCTCCCGGCGGCAACGGTGATCCGGGACAGGCGGGGTCTCTCGTGCCGGCGCTGCAGGAGCTGGAAGTGCTCTTCTCCCAGCTCCATAGAGTGGGAAGGGAGATACAGGAGAGCACGATGTCGCTCCGGATGCTCCCGGTCGGCGAGGTCTTCCACCGGTTCACCCGGCTGGTGCGGGAGTTGTCGGTAAGCAAAAATAAACAGATCGAGCTCGCGATCAGCGGCGAGGAGACGGAGCTCGACAAGGGAGTCCTCGAGAAAATAACGGACCCCCTCGTCCATCTCATCCGCAACGCCATCGACCACGGCATCGAAACGCCGGAGGAGCGCGCTGCGGCGGGCAAAACACCGAAGGGGTCCATTCACCTGAGCGCCTTCCAGATGGGCGATGCCGTCTTCATCGAGGTGGCGGATGACGGGAAGGGCCTGAGCAGAGAAAAGATCCTGAAGAAGGCCCATGCCATGGGACTGGTAACCGATCCGGCGGCGGCGCGGGAGATGACGGACGAGCAGATATGCAGCATGATATTTCTTCCCGGCTTTTCGACTGCCGACAAGGTGAGCGACGTCTCGGGCCGCGGCGTCGGCATGGATGTGGTAAAAAGGAATATCGAGGAGCTCAACGGCAGGGTGCTCATTCACACGAAGCCGGGCGAAGGAACCACTATCTCGGTCAAGCTCCCGCTCACGCTCGCCATCATAGACGGGCTGATCGTACAGATAGGCGGCGAACCCTTCGTCATCCCCATCTCCCTCGTCGTCGAGTCGCTCAGGCCCGGACGGGACGACGTCAAGACCCTGACCGAGCGGGGTGAAGTGGTCGCCGTCAGGGGTGACTACCTCCCCCTCATCCGGCTCGACAGGCTGCTCGGCATAACTTCCCGGCAGGAGCGGCCCTGGGAAGCGATCGTCATCATCACCGCGTATGAAGGGAAACGCTACGGCCTGCTCGTCGACGAGCTCGCCGGACAGCAGCAGATCGTATTGAAGAATCTCGGTACCGCAACCCCGCGGATCAAGGATATCGCGGGCGGCACCATTCTCGGGAACGGCAGGGTGGCGCTCGTCCTTGATGTCCCGGGTATCATTGAGATCAGCAGGGAGATCAGCAGGGAGCTCAGCAGGCGGTAG
- a CDS encoding response regulator, translating to MSKNILIVDDSASMRQLVSFALKDAGYEVTAAVNGKDAVDKLSGATIDMVITDLNMPEMDGIELIKQLRAKPGCKFTPVLMLTTESQESKKQEGKQAGASGWIVKPFTPEQLVETVRKFVK from the coding sequence ATGTCGAAAAACATACTGATCGTCGATGATTCAGCTTCGATGAGGCAGCTCGTCTCCTTTGCTTTGAAGGATGCAGGGTATGAGGTCACCGCAGCGGTGAACGGCAAGGACGCCGTCGACAAGCTCTCCGGCGCAACGATCGATATGGTCATTACGGATCTCAATATGCCCGAGATGGACGGCATCGAGCTCATCAAGCAGCTCCGCGCAAAACCGGGCTGCAAATTCACCCCGGTGCTCATGCTCACCACCGAATCCCAGGAATCGAAAAAACAGGAGGGCAAGCAGGCAGGGGCGAGCGGATGGATCGTGAAACCCTTCACCCCGGAGCAGCTGGTCGAGACGGTCAGGAAATTCGTGAAATAA
- a CDS encoding STAS domain-containing protein: protein MEKSLVMRDAFTIREISETMHQLQGALRESDAVVVDASRVRRVDIAALQMLVAAQKECRETRKRLTIVSSAEIAALQASIGMEL, encoded by the coding sequence ATGGAAAAAAGCCTTGTCATGAGGGATGCATTCACCATTCGGGAGATCAGCGAGACCATGCACCAACTGCAGGGCGCCCTGCGTGAAAGCGATGCAGTAGTCGTCGATGCATCGCGGGTGAGGAGGGTCGATATCGCTGCACTGCAGATGCTGGTTGCCGCCCAGAAAGAGTGCAGGGAAACAAGGAAACGGCTCACGATCGTTTCTTCCGCAGAGATTGCCGCGCTCCAGGCGTCCATCGGGATGGAGCTATGA